In one window of Musa acuminata AAA Group cultivar baxijiao chromosome BXJ3-2, Cavendish_Baxijiao_AAA, whole genome shotgun sequence DNA:
- the LOC135630746 gene encoding probable polygalacturonase: MLVVPAGRWLTGPFNLADHFTLFLDHDAVILATQDINEWPIIDPLPSYGRGRDAAGGRYSNLIMGYNLTDVVIIGNNGTIDGQGETWWKMFRNKELNYTRGYLIELMYCKQVLISNITLVNSPSWNVHPVYSSHVIVSGITILAPVNSPNTDGIDPDSSSNVRIEDCYIVSGDDCIAIKSGWDEYGIAFNMSSKHIVIRRLTCISPTSAVIALGSEMSGGIQDVRAEDITAIHSESGVRIKTTIGRGAYVKDIFVRRMNLHTMKWVFWMTGTYGQHPDDKFDPKAIPVVQNISYSNVVAENVTMAAKLEGIPGAPFTGICIYNVTAEVVKSKKPIWNCTDVEGVSSHVTPTPCAQIPEYPDRITHCPFPEDDLPVNGVGLEECNSSRRWLTQDNWALSESSTKSNDTVSSLKWGSVLMILVLWTVTAAFIGIAEGHRHHRQAGGATELEAFHYAAAGARGCRAHVASLTDFGGVGDGVTSNTAAFAAAVANLSKVAYDGSAMLVVPGGRWLTGPFNLTDHFTLFLDHDAVILTTQVRLPPPPPSPTFSSIYFDVECMFIIVHGLFAIIIASIILDGDYG; the protein is encoded by the exons atgctggtggtgccggcCGGCCGGTGGCTCACCGGGCCCTTCAACCTCGCCGACCACTTCACCCTCTTCCTCGACCACGACGCCGTCATCCTCGCCACTCAG GATATCAACGAGTGGCCGATCATTGACCCTTTGCCCTCCTACGGTAGAGGAAGAGATGCGGCTGGGGGTAGATACAGTAATCTCATCATGGGATATAACCTAACCGATGTGGTCATAATAG ggAATAATGGAACTATCGATGGACAAGGTGAAACCTGGTGGAAAATGTTCCGTAACAAAGAACTCAATTACACTCGTGGATACCTCATTGAATTGATGTACTGCAAACAAGTGCTGATTTCCAACATTACATTGGTTAACTCTCCATCGTGGAATGTCCATCCAGTGTACAGCAG CCACGTAATCGTCTCAGGCATCACAATTCTTGCACCGGTCAACTCTCCCAACACTGATGGGATCGATCCAG ACTCATCCTCCAATGTCCGCATTGAGGACTGCTACATAGTCTCAGGCGATGACTGCATCGCCATTAAAAGCGGTTGGGATGAGTACGGGATTGCATTCAACATGTCAAGCAAACACATAGTGATCAGACGGCTCACCTGCATCTCCCCCACGAGCGCTGTCATCGCCCTGGGAAGCGAGATGTCGGGAGGAATCCAAGATGTCCGGGCCGAAGACATCACGGCCATCCACTCCGAATCCGGCGTCAGGATCAAGACGACCATCGGAAGGGGAGCTTACGTGAAGGACATATTCGTGAGAAGAATGAATCTGCACACAATGAAGTGGGTCTTCTGGATGACGGGCACCTACGGGCAGCACCCGGACGACAAATTTGATCCGAAAGCCATTCCGGTGGTGCAGAATATCAGTTACAGCAACGTGGTGGCCGAGAACGTGACCATGGCCGCGAAGCTGGAGGGGATTCCCGGCGCGCCCTTCACCGGAATATGCATCTACAATGTGACGGCGGAGGTGGTGAAGTCGAAGAAGCCGATTTGGAACTGCACCGACGTGGAGGGCGTATCGAGTCACGTGACGCCCACTCCCTGTGCGCAGATTCCGGAATATCCAGATCGTATAACGCATTGCCCCTTCCCTGAAGATGATCTACCTGTGAATGGTGTTGGGCTAGAGGAGTGT AACTCGTCTAGGCGTTGGTTGACCCAGGACAACTGGGCCCTGAGCGAGTCGTCCACCAAGTCAAACGATACGGTGTCAAGCttgaagtggggtagt GTGTTGATGATTTTAGTGCTGTGGACGGTAACAGCGGCGTTCATAGGGATCGCTGAGGGCCATCGCCACCACCGGCAGGCAGGTGGTGCGACGGAGCTAGAAGCCTTCCACTACGCAGCGGCGGGGGCAAGAGGATGCCGGGCCCACGTGGCCAGCCTGACGGACTTCGGCGGGGTGGGCGACGGGGTGACCTCCAACACGGCGGCCTTTGCGGCGGCCGTGGCCAACCTCAGTAAGGTGGCGTACGACGGCAgcgcgatgctggtggtgccgggCGGCCGGTGGCTCACCGGGCCCTTCAACCTCACCGACCACTTCACCCTCTTCCTCGACCACGACGCCGTCATCCTCACCACTCAGGTCCGCCTCCCTCCTCCGCCCCCTTCCCCCACCTTCTCCTCCATCTATTTCGATGTAGAGTGCATGTTCATAATCGTTCACGGCTTGTTTGCCATTATCATCGCCTCTATCATCCTCGATGGTGATTATGGCTAG
- the LOC135630747 gene encoding probable polygalacturonase: MLTQDINEWSIIDPLPSYGRGRDAAAGGRYSNLIMGYNRTDVVITGNNGTIDGQGETWWKMFRNKELNYTRGYLIELMYCKQVLISNITLVNSPSWNVHPVYSSHVIVSGITILAPVNSPNTDGIDPDSSSNVRIEDCYIVSGDDCIAIKSGWDEYEIAFNMSSKHIVIRRLTCISPTSAVIALGSEMSGGIQDVRAEDITAIHSESGVRIKTTIGRGAYVKDIFVRRMNLHTMKWVFWMTGTYGQHPDDKFDPKAIPVVQNISYSNVVAENVTMAAKLEGIPGAPFTGICIYNVTAEVVKSKKPIWNCTDVEGVSSHVTPTPCAQIPEYPDRITHCPFPEDDLPVNGVGLEECAYQRAKP; the protein is encoded by the exons ATGCTTACACAAGATATCAATGAGTGGTCGATCATTGACCCTTTGCCCTCCTACGGTCGAGGAAGAGATGCGGctg ctGGGGGTAGATACAGTAATCTCATCATGGGATATAACCGAACCGATGTGGTCATAACAG ggAATAATGGAACTATCGATGGACAAGGTGAAACCTGGTGGAAAATGTTCCGTAACAAAGAACTCAATTACACTCGTGGATACCTCATTGAATTGATGTACTGCAAACAAGTGCTGATTTCCAACATTACATTGGTTAACTCTCCATCGTGGAATGTCCATCCAGTGTACAGCAG CCACGTAATCGTCTCAGGCATCACAATTCTTGCACCGGTCAACTCTCCCAACACTGATGGGATCGATCCAG ACTCATCCTCCAATGTCCGCATTGAGGACTGCTACATAGTCTCAGGCGATGACTGCATCGCCATTAAAAGCGGTTGGGATGAGTACGAGATTGCATTCAACATGTCAAGCAAACACATAGTGATCAGACGGCTCACCTGCATCTCCCCCACGAGCGCTGTCATCGCCCTGGGAAGCGAGATGTCGGGAGGAATCCAAGATGTCCGGGCCGAAGACATCACGGCCATCCACTCCGAATCCGGCGTCAGGATCAAGACGACCATCGGAAGGGGAGCTTACGTGAAGGACATATTCGTGAGAAGAATGAATCTGCACACAATGAAGTGGGTCTTCTGGATGACGGGCACCTACGGGCAGCACCCGGACGACAAATTTGATCCGAAAGCCATTCCGGTGGTGCAGAATATCAGTTACAGCAACGTGGTGGCCGAGAACGTGACCATGGCCGCGAAGCTGGAGGGGATTCCCGGCGCGCCCTTCACCGGAATATGCATCTACAATGTGACGGCGGAGGTGGTGAAGTCGAAGAAGCCGATTTGGAACTGCACCGACGTGGAGGGCGTATCGAGTCACGTGACGCCCACTCCTTGTGCGCAGATTCCGGAATATCCAGATCGTATAACGCATTGCCCCTTCCCTGAAGATGATCTACCTGTGAATGGTGTTGGGCTAGAGGAGTGTGCTTATCAGAGAGCCAAACCATGA